Proteins co-encoded in one Papaver somniferum cultivar HN1 chromosome 5, ASM357369v1, whole genome shotgun sequence genomic window:
- the LOC113279099 gene encoding uncharacterized protein LOC113279099, which yields MITRNRSSQNSTQVRGLTKKLKFWYQAEEDFWKQRHRDDNIRFDDRNTAYFHNKANFRRKRTQIDTLQSRTSNWLTDREDIAEDLLHHFSSMSKTTNPDSPNSYMNNVTLCITQADNDMLTECPTYEEVKNIVFHMKHWSSPGPDGFPTGFYQIMWDTVGQDVVNMVRSFFQSKHILKQFNHNFITLIPKTNCPKHVVDFRPISLCNASYRILASRLKRILSKIIASYQSAFVPGRLIQDNIVIAHEMIHSLKKTKAKYGGIAIKLDMSKAVDRVEWSFLIANLKALGFSDNWALRTAEESNLIHGFQVTKDAPPITHLFFADDCLVFIKSRIQEANHLATIIDRFSKFYGQAVNFDKSVVAFSPRVPCRTVLIQSVLGNTANHHLAVFTMPKEITNKMDSVQMNFQWEKDEKGGGIYPKRWLDVTLQKCLGGLNIKRTDILNLALLTKLAWRLVNQQDELWVKILCCKYFSNINPLSDAVSSQGPGSEREFVKDLRLLRDIMCGK from the exons ATGATTACTAGAAACAGATCTAGTCAAAATAGTACACAAGTTAGAGGTTTAactaaaaagcttaaattttggTACCAAGCTGAAGAGGATTTCTGGAAACAAAGGCATAGAGATGATAATATAAGATTTGATGATAGGAACACTGCTTATTTCCACAATAAAGCTAATTTTAGAAGGAAAAGAACACAAATTGATACACTTCAAAGTAGAACTAGTAATTGGCTTACTGATAGGGAGGATATTGCTGAGGACTTGTTGCATCATTTTTCTAGCATGAGTAAAACCACTAATCCAGATAGTCCTAATTCTTATATGAACAATGTCACTCTTTGCATAACTCAAGCTGACAATGACATGCTTACTGAATGTCCTACTTATGAGGAAGTTAAAAATATTGTTTTTCATATGAAACATTGGTCCTCTCCTGGCCCTGATGGCTTCCCAACAGGCTTCTACCAAATCATGTGGGACACTGTGGGGCAGGATGTTGTTAATATGGTTAGATCTTTCTTTCAATCTAAGCATATTTTAAAACAATTTAATCACAATTTCATCACCCTAATACCTAAAACAAATTGTCCTAAGCATGTTGTTGATTTCAGGCCTATTAGCCTTTGCAATGCGTCCTATAGGATCTTAGCCTCTAGACTGAAAAGAATATTGAGCAAAATCATTGCCTCATACCAATCTGCTTTTGTTCCTGGTAGACTCATTCAAGATAACATAGTGATAGCCCATGAGATGATCCATTCTCTAAAGAAAACTAAAGCCAAATATGGAGGTATTGCTATTAAACTTGACATGTCAAAAGCTGTTGATAGGGTTGAATGGTCTTTCTTAATTGCCAATTTAAAAGCTCTTGGTTTTTCTGACAATTG GGCTCTTAGAACTGCTGAAGAATCTAATTTGATTCATGGTTTTCAAGTAACTAAAGATGCGCCTCCCATCactcatctgttttttgcagatgattgcttagTGTTCATCAAATCTAGGATTCAAGAAGCTAACCATTTAGCTACTATCATAGACCGATTCAGTAAGTTTTATGGTCAAGCAGTTAACTTTGACAAGTCTGTTGTTGCTTTCAGCCCTAGAGTTCCAT GTAGAACTGTCCTTATTCAGTCTGTTCTAGGTAATACGGCTAACCATCACCTTGCAGTCTTTACCATGCCAAAAGAAATTACTAACAAGATGGATTCTGTGCAAATGAACTTTCAATGGGAGAAGGATGAGAAAGGTGGAGGTATCTATCCTAAAAGATGGCTTGATGTTACTCTCCAAAAATGCCTAGGAGGTCTTAATATTAAAAGAACAGACATTCTAAACCTTGCCCTGTTAACCAAGCTTGCTTGGAGATTGGTAAACCAGCAAGATGAACTGTGGGTCAAAATTTTATGTTGCAAGTATTTTAGTAACATTAACCCTTTGAGCGATGCTGTTTCTTCACAGGGTCCTGGATCTGAAAGGGAATTTGTCAAGGACTTGAGATTGTTAAGAGACATTATGTGTGGGAAGTAG